One Prodigiosinella aquatilis DNA window includes the following coding sequences:
- the cgtA gene encoding Obg family GTPase CgtA, with protein MKFVDEATILVVAGDGGNGCVSFRREKYIPNGGPDGGDGGDGGDVYLVADENLNTLIDYRFEKSFRAERGQNGQSRDCTGKRGKDITVKVPVGTRIQDKGTGEVLGDMTRHQQRLMVAKGGWHGLGNTRFKSSVNRAPRQKTSGTLGEERELMLELLLLADVGMLGLPNAGKSTFIRAVSAAKPKVADYPFTTLVPSLGVVRMDSEQSFVVADIPGLIEGASDGAGLGIRFLKHLERCRVLLHLIDLAPIDESDPIENARIIVNELQQYSAALAEKPRWLVFNKVDLLDKVEAERLAKEIAESMGWEGKYYLISAASREGVNALCWDVMNFLNTQPKALAATEEAASEKVEFMWDDYHREQLEAAKAEAEDDWDDDWDEGDDEGVEIIYHK; from the coding sequence ATGAAGTTTGTAGATGAGGCCACGATTCTGGTTGTGGCAGGCGATGGTGGCAATGGTTGTGTCAGCTTCCGTCGAGAAAAATATATTCCTAATGGCGGACCGGACGGCGGTGACGGCGGTGACGGCGGTGACGTTTACCTGGTTGCAGATGAAAATCTGAATACCTTGATCGACTATCGCTTTGAAAAATCATTTCGGGCTGAACGTGGACAGAATGGTCAGAGCCGGGACTGTACTGGCAAGCGTGGCAAAGATATTACCGTGAAAGTTCCTGTCGGAACTCGTATCCAGGATAAAGGAACGGGGGAGGTGCTGGGTGATATGACCCGTCACCAGCAGCGTCTGATGGTAGCGAAGGGGGGGTGGCACGGGCTGGGTAATACTCGTTTCAAATCATCAGTTAATCGGGCGCCCCGTCAAAAAACCAGCGGTACTCTGGGTGAAGAACGTGAATTGATGCTGGAACTACTTTTGCTGGCGGATGTTGGTATGTTGGGGCTACCCAATGCCGGTAAGTCTACATTTATCCGTGCTGTTTCTGCAGCAAAACCTAAAGTCGCTGATTATCCATTCACTACGTTGGTCCCGAGCCTGGGTGTGGTGCGTATGGATAGCGAACAAAGTTTTGTGGTGGCGGACATTCCGGGTCTGATCGAAGGCGCTTCGGATGGTGCTGGCCTGGGGATCCGTTTCCTTAAGCATCTGGAGCGTTGCCGTGTTCTGTTGCATTTGATCGATCTGGCACCGATAGATGAATCTGATCCGATTGAAAATGCCCGGATTATCGTGAATGAACTTCAGCAGTACAGTGCTGCACTGGCAGAAAAACCGCGTTGGTTGGTTTTCAATAAGGTTGATCTTCTGGATAAGGTTGAGGCTGAAAGGCTAGCTAAAGAAATTGCTGAATCTATGGGCTGGGAAGGGAAGTATTATCTAATTTCTGCAGCTAGCCGTGAAGGTGTTAATGCACTGTGCTGGGATGTGATGAATTTTCTCAATACACAGCCTAAAGCATTGGCTGCTACAGAAGAAGCGGCTTCTGAAAAAGTAGAGTTCATGTGGGATGACTATCATCGTGAACAGCTCGAGGCGGCCAAAGCGGAAGCTGAAGATGATTGGGATGATGATTGGGATGAAGGTGACGACGAGGGCGTTGAAATCATTTATCACAAATGA
- the argR gene encoding transcriptional regulator ArgR yields the protein MRNSTKQDDLVKAFKALLKEEKFSSQSEIVQALQDDGFENINQSKVSRMLTKFGAVRTRNAKMEMVYCLPAELGVPTTSSPLKNLVLDVDHNDAVVVIHTSPGAAQLIARLLDSLGKSEGILGTIAGDDTIFTTPARSFSVKQLYEAILMLFEQEL from the coding sequence ATGCGTAACTCAACAAAACAAGATGATTTGGTTAAAGCGTTCAAAGCGCTGCTGAAAGAAGAGAAATTCAGTTCTCAAAGTGAGATAGTGCAAGCATTGCAGGATGATGGTTTTGAAAACATCAATCAATCTAAAGTATCCCGCATGCTGACTAAATTTGGTGCAGTCCGTACTCGCAATGCAAAAATGGAAATGGTGTATTGCCTGCCCGCCGAACTTGGCGTCCCTACCACAAGCAGCCCCTTGAAAAACCTGGTGCTGGATGTCGATCATAACGACGCGGTAGTTGTCATTCATACCAGTCCTGGTGCCGCTCAGCTTATTGCTCGTCTACTAGATTCATTGGGAAAATCAGAAGGGATTCTAGGCACTATCGCCGGTGATGATACCATTTTTACAACACCGGCCAGAAGCTTCAGCGTTAAACAGCTCTATGAAGCCATTTTAATGCTGTTTGAGCAGGAATTGTAA
- a CDS encoding DMT family transporter gives MKQNAGIGFCLALTTAICWGALPIAMKQVLVVMEPYTIVWYRFVIALVGLGIVLYSKGMLPRRRVFRHRRWWILLLIASCGLLGNFVLFSSSLQYLSPTASQVIGQLSPVGMMFASVLILKEKMRFTQTIGAAILLCGLVMFFNTSLTEIFTRLTDYTLGVLLGVGAAAAWVSYGVAQKVLLQRLTSPQILLLLYALCVLFITPLAKPEVIFQLSRWQLICLLFCGANTLIGYGALAEAMARWQAARVSAIITLTPLFTLLFSELLSSVWPTTFDVPVLNLLGYIGAFVVVSGAMFSAIGHRMISSRKPSGPVNSN, from the coding sequence ATGAAACAGAATGCTGGCATCGGATTTTGTTTGGCGTTAACCACCGCGATATGTTGGGGGGCCTTACCGATTGCGATGAAACAGGTTCTGGTGGTCATGGAACCCTACACCATTGTATGGTACCGGTTTGTTATTGCCTTGGTGGGGTTGGGGATTGTGCTTTACTCCAAGGGCATGTTACCCAGGAGACGAGTTTTCCGCCACCGGCGTTGGTGGATATTGTTACTTATTGCCAGTTGTGGATTACTGGGTAATTTTGTCTTGTTTAGTTCGTCATTGCAGTATTTAAGTCCAACGGCATCTCAGGTGATAGGGCAGCTTTCTCCTGTAGGCATGATGTTTGCCAGCGTACTTATATTAAAAGAAAAAATGAGATTTACGCAGACAATTGGGGCAGCGATTTTACTTTGTGGGTTGGTGATGTTTTTTAATACCAGTCTGACTGAGATTTTTACCCGCCTGACTGATTATACCTTAGGTGTCTTGCTTGGCGTTGGCGCTGCTGCTGCATGGGTTTCTTATGGTGTAGCGCAAAAGGTCCTGCTACAGCGTCTGACATCACCGCAAATTCTGCTTTTACTTTATGCACTTTGTGTCTTATTTATTACACCGTTGGCGAAGCCTGAGGTGATTTTCCAATTGAGTAGATGGCAGCTTATTTGTCTGTTGTTCTGTGGTGCAAATACGTTGATTGGTTACGGTGCGTTGGCTGAGGCCATGGCACGCTGGCAAGCTGCTCGGGTGAGTGCCATCATTACATTAACTCCTTTGTTTACCTTATTATTTTCTGAACTATTGTCATCGGTCTGGCCGACAACATTTGATGTGCCGGTGCTTAATTTGTTGGGTTATATCGGTGCTTTTGTGGTTGTATCTGGTGCAATGTTCTCAGCCATTGGACATCGTATGATTTCATCAAGGAAGCCATCAGGCCCGGTTAACAGCAACTGA
- the rpmA gene encoding 50S ribosomal protein L27 has protein sequence MAHKKAGGSTRNGRDSESKRLGVKRFGGESVLAGSIIVRQRGTKFHAGSNVGCGRDHTLFAKSTGKVKFEVKGPKNRKYISIVAE, from the coding sequence ATGGCACATAAGAAAGCTGGCGGTTCAACTCGTAACGGCCGTGACTCAGAAAGTAAACGTCTTGGCGTAAAACGTTTTGGTGGTGAATCAGTCCTGGCTGGCAGCATTATTGTTCGTCAGCGTGGTACCAAATTTCATGCTGGAAGTAATGTAGGTTGCGGCAGAGACCATACCCTATTTGCTAAGTCTACTGGCAAAGTGAAATTTGAAGTTAAAGGTCCGAAGAATCGTAAATATATAAGCATCGTTGCTGAATAA
- a CDS encoding DNA-binding protein, which translates to MKKEWFATSELVGIGGLPKSRQGLNKRAREDGWEKRRRKGVQGRGVEYSIHSLPQPVQHSLLIQESSEEYVVKQPDMLAVWIQIYQQLSASEREKLIGYIMREGVSATLRHLGLHTLDAESSISAKDFSG; encoded by the coding sequence ATGAAAAAAGAGTGGTTTGCGACCAGCGAGTTGGTTGGTATTGGCGGACTCCCTAAATCACGGCAAGGATTGAATAAACGAGCCCGAGAAGATGGTTGGGAAAAGCGTCGCCGCAAAGGTGTTCAAGGAAGAGGAGTGGAATATTCCATTCATAGCCTGCCGCAACCTGTGCAGCATTCATTATTAATACAGGAGTCATCAGAAGAGTACGTGGTGAAGCAGCCCGACATGCTGGCTGTTTGGATACAGATATACCAGCAGCTTTCAGCATCAGAGCGGGAAAAGCTGATTGGTTATATTATGCGTGAAGGTGTCTCAGCAACGCTTAGGCATCTTGGCCTGCATACGTTGGATGCTGAGTCATCAATATCAGCAAAAGATTTTTCCGGGTAA
- the mdh gene encoding malate dehydrogenase, whose translation MKVAVLGAAGGIGQALALLLKTQLPSGSELSLYDIAPVTPGVAVDLSHIPTAVKIKGFSGEDATPALAGADIVLVSAGVARKPGMDRSDLFNVNAGIVRNLVEQIARTCPKACIGIITNPVNTTVAIAAEVLKKAGVYDKRKLFGVTTLDIIRSSTFVAELKGKQPQEINVPVIGGHSGVTILPLLSQIPGISLSEQEVVDLTKRIQNAGTEVVEAKAGGGSATLSMGLAAARFGLSLVRAMSGESGVVECAYVESDGKYARFFAQPLLLGKDGIAEYKAIGSLSAFEQQSMSSMLDTLNHDIALGESFVNK comes from the coding sequence ATGAAAGTTGCAGTTCTCGGAGCCGCAGGTGGTATCGGTCAAGCCCTTGCTCTTCTCCTCAAAACCCAGCTTCCTTCAGGTTCGGAATTATCCCTTTATGATATTGCCCCCGTAACGCCGGGTGTCGCTGTTGATCTAAGCCATATTCCAACTGCTGTGAAAATCAAGGGGTTTAGTGGTGAAGATGCCACTCCGGCTTTAGCCGGTGCTGACATTGTTTTGGTCTCTGCAGGGGTCGCACGTAAACCTGGTATGGATCGTTCTGACCTGTTTAATGTGAACGCGGGTATCGTTCGTAATCTGGTTGAGCAAATTGCACGTACTTGTCCTAAGGCCTGTATCGGTATTATTACTAACCCAGTGAATACGACCGTTGCTATTGCTGCTGAAGTATTGAAAAAAGCAGGTGTTTACGATAAGCGCAAATTGTTTGGCGTGACTACTCTGGATATTATTCGTTCCAGCACTTTCGTAGCTGAACTAAAAGGAAAGCAGCCACAGGAGATTAATGTACCTGTTATTGGTGGCCACTCTGGTGTAACCATCCTTCCTCTTTTGTCTCAAATCCCCGGTATTAGCTTGTCTGAGCAGGAAGTTGTTGATCTCACCAAACGCATTCAGAATGCAGGTACAGAGGTTGTTGAGGCGAAAGCTGGTGGCGGCTCTGCGACCTTGTCGATGGGGCTGGCTGCTGCACGCTTTGGTTTGTCTTTGGTTCGAGCCATGTCGGGGGAAAGCGGTGTGGTTGAATGTGCTTATGTTGAAAGCGATGGTAAATACGCTCGTTTCTTTGCACAACCATTACTGCTGGGTAAAGACGGTATTGCCGAATACAAGGCTATCGGTTCCCTGAGCGCTTTTGAACAGCAATCAATGAGCAGCATGCTGGATACACTGAATCATGATATTGCGCTGGGTGAATCCTTCGTTAATAAATAA
- a CDS encoding helix-turn-helix transcriptional regulator — protein MNSRKHDWHPADIIAALRKKGTTLAAVSRAAGLSSSTLANALSRPWPKGEWLIADKLGIHPAEIWPSRYYDPNTNELLDRKKLIRPR, from the coding sequence ATGAATTCAAGGAAACATGACTGGCATCCGGCTGATATCATAGCGGCGTTGAGAAAGAAGGGGACCACGCTCGCCGCTGTCTCCCGTGCAGCCGGATTAAGTTCATCGACACTCGCCAATGCCTTATCCCGTCCCTGGCCCAAGGGGGAATGGCTGATTGCTGATAAATTGGGTATTCACCCCGCCGAAATTTGGCCGAGTCGCTATTATGATCCTAATACCAATGAATTGCTCGACCGAAAGAAACTTATTCGACCTCGATAA
- the rlmE gene encoding 23S rRNA (uridine(2552)-2'-O)-methyltransferase RlmE, which translates to MANKKRSASSSRWLQEHFSDKYVLQAQKKGLRSRAWFKLDEIQHTDKLFRQGMTVVDLGAAPGGWSQYVVSQIGEKGRIIACDILSMDPIVGVDFLQGDFCDELVLKALLERVGSDKVQVVMSDMAPNMSGTPAVDIPKAMYLVELALDMCRDILAPGGSFLVKVFQGEGFDEYLREIRSLFTTVKIRKPDASRARSREVYIVATGRKV; encoded by the coding sequence ATGGCTAACAAAAAGCGTTCTGCAAGTTCCAGCCGCTGGTTGCAGGAACACTTTAGCGATAAATATGTGCTGCAGGCGCAGAAAAAAGGGCTCCGCTCGCGCGCTTGGTTTAAACTTGATGAAATACAGCATACCGATAAGCTATTCAGACAGGGAATGACTGTTGTGGATTTAGGGGCAGCGCCTGGTGGATGGTCACAGTACGTTGTCAGCCAAATCGGCGAAAAAGGGCGTATTATCGCTTGTGATATTCTGTCTATGGATCCTATTGTCGGAGTCGATTTTCTTCAAGGGGATTTTTGTGATGAATTAGTTCTGAAGGCTCTTTTGGAAAGAGTCGGCAGTGATAAGGTTCAGGTGGTGATGTCTGACATGGCCCCGAACATGAGTGGTACACCGGCAGTGGATATACCCAAAGCGATGTATCTTGTGGAATTAGCATTGGATATGTGCCGGGATATATTAGCGCCAGGCGGAAGTTTCCTGGTGAAAGTATTTCAGGGAGAAGGGTTTGATGAATATCTGCGAGAAATTCGCTCCCTGTTTACAACGGTAAAGATTCGTAAGCCAGATGCCTCGCGTGCCCGGTCCCGTGAGGTGTACATCGTAGCGACAGGGCGCAAAGTGTAG
- the rplU gene encoding 50S ribosomal protein L21 — MYAVFQSGGKQHRVSEGQTVRLEKLDIATGEAVEFDQVLMVANGEEIKIGVPFVDGGKIKAEVVAHGRGEKVKIVKFRRRKHYRKQAGHRQWFTDVKITGISA; from the coding sequence ATGTACGCAGTTTTCCAAAGTGGTGGTAAACAACACCGAGTAAGCGAAGGTCAAACCGTTCGCTTGGAAAAGCTGGACATCGCAACTGGTGAAGCTGTTGAGTTTGACCAGGTTTTGATGGTTGCCAATGGTGAAGAAATCAAAATCGGCGTTCCTTTTGTCGATGGCGGTAAGATCAAAGCTGAAGTAGTTGCTCATGGTCGTGGTGAGAAAGTTAAGATTGTTAAGTTTCGTCGCCGTAAACACTATCGTAAGCAAGCGGGCCATCGTCAGTGGTTTACTGACGTGAAAATCACCGGCATCAGCGCTTAA
- the ispB gene encoding octaprenyl diphosphate synthase, giving the protein MNLEQITALTAQDMAAVNKTILEQLNSDVILINQLGHYIISGGGKRIRPMIAVLAARALNYQGDKHTTVAALIEFIHTATLLHDDVVDESDMRRGKATANATFGNAASVLVGDFIYTRAFQMMTSINSWRVLGLMSDAVNVIAEGEVLQLMNCNDPDITEESYMHVIYSKTARLFEAASQSAAILADATAEQENALQDYGRYLGTAFQLIDDLLDYSADGKTLGKNTGDDLNEGKPTLPLLHAMYHGNPEQSAMIRLAIEQGNGRHLLETVLTTMQQHGSLIYTRHRAEEEADKAISALQCLPDTPFRSALEGLAHIAVQREF; this is encoded by the coding sequence ATGAATCTAGAACAAATCACAGCATTAACCGCTCAGGATATGGCCGCCGTCAATAAGACCATACTTGAACAATTGAACTCGGATGTAATCCTTATCAACCAACTGGGTCACTACATTATTAGTGGTGGTGGTAAACGAATCCGGCCAATGATTGCTGTATTGGCTGCCAGGGCACTAAATTATCAAGGTGATAAACATACGACTGTGGCTGCCTTGATTGAGTTCATCCATACCGCGACTTTATTGCATGATGATGTCGTCGATGAATCGGACATGCGCCGAGGCAAAGCTACCGCCAATGCTACATTTGGTAACGCCGCCAGCGTGCTGGTTGGTGACTTCATTTATACTCGCGCTTTCCAGATGATGACAAGCATCAACTCCTGGCGTGTTCTGGGCCTGATGTCAGATGCGGTTAATGTGATTGCTGAAGGTGAAGTCCTGCAACTGATGAACTGTAATGATCCAGATATCACCGAAGAGAGCTATATGCATGTGATTTACAGCAAAACGGCTCGCCTTTTTGAAGCCGCATCTCAATCGGCGGCCATTCTTGCTGACGCTACGGCCGAGCAGGAAAATGCATTACAGGATTATGGTCGCTATCTTGGAACAGCTTTCCAACTGATTGACGATCTACTGGATTACAGCGCCGACGGAAAAACACTGGGAAAAAATACCGGTGACGACTTGAACGAAGGGAAACCCACGCTGCCTTTATTGCATGCCATGTATCATGGTAACCCAGAGCAGAGCGCCATGATTAGACTGGCAATCGAGCAAGGCAATGGACGTCATCTACTGGAAACAGTTCTTACAACCATGCAACAGCATGGTTCTCTCATTTATACACGGCATCGAGCAGAAGAAGAAGCGGACAAGGCCATCAGTGCACTACAATGTCTGCCTGACACGCCTTTTCGCTCTGCACTTGAAGGGTTGGCTCATATTGCCGTTCAACGGGAGTTTTAG
- the yhbY gene encoding ribosome assembly RNA-binding protein YhbY: MNLSNKQKQHLKGLAHPLKPVVMLGNNGLTEGVLAEIEQALEHHELIKVKIATEDRETKGLIVDAILRETRASNVQVIGHTLVLYRAAKERRIVLPR, encoded by the coding sequence ATGAATCTAAGTAATAAACAAAAACAGCACCTAAAAGGTCTGGCACATCCGTTAAAGCCAGTCGTAATGTTAGGCAATAATGGCCTTACTGAAGGTGTCCTGGCTGAGATCGAACAAGCTTTAGAACACCACGAACTGATCAAAGTAAAAATTGCTACGGAGGATCGTGAAACCAAAGGTTTGATCGTCGATGCCATCCTGAGAGAAACCCGCGCCAGTAATGTACAGGTTATTGGTCACACTTTAGTACTCTATCGTGCTGCAAAAGAACGCAGAATAGTGTTGCCACGATAA
- the dacB gene encoding serine-type D-Ala-D-Ala carboxypeptidase: protein MRFSSIVAGLTCAFILHANAAPIENHIQYLPSGANLALIVQKIGASTPVINYHSQQMSLPASTQKIITALAALLQLGPDYRFITTMESHGAVTNGVLRGNLIIRFSGDPTLTRQEIRDMVQNLKKRGIHEISGDVLIDTSIFASHDKAPGWPWNDMTQCFSAPPGAAIVDRNCFSVSLYSAPRPGDNAFIRVASYYPVHIFSEVRTLAKGSPDAKYCELDVVPGELNRFTLTGCLTQRAEPLPLAFAIQDGASYAGAIVKDELLQAGIRMDGNLRRQTQPNPAGTILAQTQSEPLHELLTTMLKKSDNMIADTVFRTIGHERFKVPGTWRAGADAVRQILLQKAGIDLNNSIIVDGSGLSRHDLIAPVTMMQVLQYIAQHDSELNYIKMLPLAGYDGTLRYRAGLHEAGVDGKVSAKTGSLQGVYNLAGFITTASGQHMAFVQYISGYAVPPKDQKSRRIPLVRFESHLYKDIYQNN from the coding sequence ATGCGTTTTTCATCGATTGTTGCTGGACTTACCTGTGCTTTTATTCTGCATGCCAACGCTGCTCCCATAGAGAATCATATACAATATTTGCCTAGTGGCGCCAATCTGGCGCTGATTGTGCAAAAAATCGGGGCATCGACACCAGTGATTAACTACCACAGTCAGCAGATGTCATTACCGGCCAGTACACAAAAAATCATTACCGCACTGGCGGCATTGCTTCAGTTAGGTCCCGATTATCGGTTTATTACCACGATGGAAAGTCACGGCGCAGTAACCAACGGTGTTCTAAGGGGTAATCTGATTATCCGTTTCAGTGGAGATCCTACGTTAACTCGCCAGGAAATACGCGATATGGTGCAAAATCTGAAAAAACGTGGAATCCACGAAATTTCTGGTGATGTGCTGATTGATACTTCCATTTTTGCCAGTCATGACAAAGCACCAGGTTGGCCCTGGAATGATATGACGCAATGCTTCAGTGCACCGCCTGGCGCTGCCATTGTTGATCGTAACTGCTTTTCTGTTTCGCTTTACAGTGCCCCCCGACCAGGTGACAACGCTTTTATTCGCGTAGCCTCATATTATCCGGTACACATATTCAGTGAAGTCAGAACGCTGGCTAAAGGCTCTCCTGATGCGAAATATTGCGAACTGGATGTCGTGCCCGGTGAATTAAATCGTTTTACGCTGACCGGATGTCTGACACAGCGAGCGGAACCGCTACCGCTGGCGTTTGCCATTCAGGATGGCGCAAGCTATGCAGGGGCCATTGTGAAAGATGAGTTGCTGCAGGCAGGCATCCGCATGGACGGTAACCTACGTCGCCAAACTCAACCCAACCCCGCAGGAACCATTCTGGCCCAAACACAATCAGAACCCCTACATGAATTACTGACAACTATGCTCAAGAAGTCAGACAATATGATCGCGGATACTGTCTTTCGGACTATTGGTCATGAGCGTTTTAAAGTACCGGGCACCTGGCGAGCTGGGGCTGATGCAGTACGTCAGATCCTGCTGCAAAAAGCCGGAATCGATTTAAATAACAGTATTATTGTGGATGGTTCCGGATTATCACGACATGACCTAATAGCACCAGTCACGATGATGCAGGTACTGCAATATATCGCTCAGCATGATAGCGAGCTGAATTATATCAAGATGCTGCCACTGGCGGGATACGATGGCACATTACGCTATCGCGCTGGTTTACATGAGGCTGGAGTTGACGGAAAAGTTTCCGCGAAAACCGGGTCATTACAAGGCGTCTATAATCTGGCTGGGTTTATTACTACCGCCAGCGGACAGCACATGGCCTTTGTGCAATACATTTCCGGTTATGCTGTTCCGCCGAAAGATCAGAAATCCCGACGCATTCCTCTCGTTCGTTTTGAAAGCCATCTGTATAAAGATATCTATCAAAACAACTAA
- a CDS encoding DNA-binding protein gives MDKEWFSTNELLGIAGLPKSRQGLNKKARDNGWERRRRIGIQGKGVEYAIWSLPEDVKKTLIQETPPDYMTPQQPTLWAAWVQIFHQLSETERSHLINYILREGVLTMLSQLEGKTKNEST, from the coding sequence ATGGATAAAGAGTGGTTTTCGACTAATGAACTTTTGGGGATCGCAGGATTACCCAAATCTCGTCAAGGGCTTAATAAAAAGGCCAGGGATAACGGTTGGGAGAGACGTCGGCGAATAGGCATTCAGGGAAAAGGGGTCGAGTATGCGATCTGGAGTCTGCCAGAAGACGTGAAAAAGACCTTGATTCAAGAAACACCGCCTGACTATATGACACCACAACAACCAACACTATGGGCTGCATGGGTGCAAATTTTTCATCAACTTTCAGAGACAGAGCGTTCGCATTTGATAAATTATATCTTGCGTGAAGGGGTGTTAACTATGCTGTCCCAACTTGAGGGTAAAACGAAGAATGAGTCAACATAG
- the greA gene encoding transcription elongation factor GreA yields the protein MKQFPMTLRGAEKLREELEYLKSVRRPEIISAIAEARAHGDLKENAEYHAAREQQGFCEGRIQEIEAKLSNAQVIDITKMAANNGRVIFGATVSVMNLDSEEEQTYRIVGDDEADFRQNLISVNSPIARGLIGKEKDDIVTIRTPGGDVEFEILNVKYI from the coding sequence ATGAAACAATTTCCGATGACGTTGCGTGGTGCCGAAAAATTACGCGAAGAACTGGAATATTTGAAAAGTGTTCGTCGTCCTGAAATTATTTCAGCGATTGCGGAAGCTCGTGCACACGGTGATTTGAAGGAAAACGCTGAATATCATGCGGCACGTGAACAGCAAGGTTTCTGTGAAGGTCGTATTCAGGAAATTGAAGCCAAGCTTTCCAACGCACAGGTGATTGATATCACTAAAATGGCTGCCAATAATGGCCGTGTGATTTTTGGTGCAACAGTGAGCGTAATGAACCTGGACAGTGAGGAGGAACAGACCTATCGCATTGTGGGTGATGATGAGGCCGATTTTAGACAAAACCTCATTTCTGTGAATTCTCCTATTGCTCGAGGCCTCATTGGTAAGGAAAAGGACGATATTGTCACAATCCGTACCCCGGGTGGGGATGTGGAATTTGAAATTCTGAATGTTAAATATATTTAA